A DNA window from Streptomyces sp. B21-083 contains the following coding sequences:
- the cobJ gene encoding precorrin-3B C(17)-methyltransferase encodes MIGLISATAAGAAGRDRLAAAWPDRTRVYEGPVADAVRRAFGECTQLVCFLATGAVVRLVAPLLSDKASDPGVVCVDEGGRFAVSLVGGHGGGANELALAVGRLLGAEPVVTTATDSVGVPGLDTLGMPVEGDVAGVSRALLDGEPVALELESVWPLPALPANVGSAVPGDGPTIRVTDRLIDGDGVGAGAVVLRPPSLVVGVGASKGAPVEEVLALVRGALVDAGLSVASVAALATVDAKADEPGIIGAAERLGVPVVTYPADELAGVAVPNPSAAPLAAVGTPSVAEAAALVGGGELLVPKRKSARADGTPAMATCAVVRRPGRGRLAVVGLGPGARDLLTPRAEAELRRASVLVGLDQYVDQIRDLLRPGTRILESGLGAEEERARTAVAEARKGQAVALIGSGDAGVYAMASPALAEASDDIDVVGVPGVTAALAAGAILGAPLGHDHVSISLSDLHTPWHVIERRVLAAAEADIVVTFYNPRSRGRDWQLPKALAILGAHREPTTPVGVVRNASRPDESSRVTTLAGLDPATVDMMTVVTVGNTATRNIAGRMVTPRGYRWQEAPR; translated from the coding sequence GTGATCGGCCTGATTTCCGCTACGGCGGCGGGCGCGGCGGGGCGTGATCGGCTCGCCGCCGCCTGGCCCGACCGTACGCGTGTGTACGAGGGGCCGGTCGCCGACGCCGTCCGGCGCGCGTTCGGAGAGTGCACGCAGCTCGTGTGCTTCCTGGCCACGGGGGCGGTCGTACGGCTGGTCGCCCCGCTGCTGTCGGACAAGGCTTCCGACCCCGGTGTGGTGTGCGTCGACGAGGGCGGCCGGTTCGCCGTGTCGCTGGTCGGCGGGCACGGCGGCGGGGCCAACGAACTCGCCCTCGCGGTCGGGCGGTTGCTGGGTGCGGAGCCGGTGGTGACCACCGCGACGGACTCCGTGGGGGTACCGGGTCTCGACACCCTCGGGATGCCCGTGGAGGGCGATGTCGCGGGGGTCTCGCGGGCGCTGCTCGACGGTGAACCCGTCGCGCTGGAGCTGGAGTCGGTCTGGCCGCTGCCCGCGCTGCCGGCCAACGTCGGGAGTGCGGTGCCGGGCGACGGGCCGACCATCCGGGTGACCGACCGGCTGATCGACGGTGACGGTGTCGGCGCCGGTGCGGTCGTGCTGCGGCCTCCGTCGCTCGTCGTCGGTGTGGGTGCCTCCAAGGGTGCTCCGGTCGAGGAGGTACTCGCTCTGGTCCGGGGCGCGTTGGTGGACGCGGGGCTGTCGGTGGCCTCGGTCGCCGCGCTGGCCACCGTCGACGCCAAGGCGGACGAGCCCGGGATCATCGGGGCCGCCGAGCGGCTCGGAGTGCCCGTGGTGACGTACCCCGCCGACGAGTTGGCCGGGGTCGCGGTGCCCAATCCCTCCGCCGCGCCGCTCGCCGCCGTCGGTACGCCGTCCGTGGCGGAGGCCGCCGCGCTGGTCGGCGGGGGCGAACTCCTCGTACCCAAGCGGAAGTCGGCACGTGCGGACGGGACGCCTGCCATGGCGACCTGCGCTGTCGTACGGCGGCCGGGGCGCGGGCGGCTCGCGGTCGTGGGGCTCGGGCCCGGAGCGCGGGACCTGCTGACGCCGCGTGCCGAGGCGGAGTTGCGGCGGGCGTCGGTGCTGGTCGGGCTCGATCAGTACGTCGACCAGATCCGTGATCTGCTGCGGCCCGGTACCCGGATCCTGGAGTCGGGACTCGGCGCCGAGGAGGAACGGGCCCGGACGGCGGTGGCCGAGGCCCGGAAGGGGCAGGCGGTCGCGCTGATCGGCAGCGGGGACGCGGGCGTGTACGCGATGGCGTCACCCGCGCTCGCCGAGGCGTCCGACGACATCGACGTGGTCGGGGTGCCGGGCGTCACGGCCGCCCTCGCCGCCGGTGCGATCCTCGGGGCCCCGCTCGGCCACGACCATGTGTCCATCAGCCTCTCCGACCTGCACACGCCCTGGCACGTCATCGAGCGGCGGGTGCTGGCCGCGGCCGAGGCGGACATCGTCGTGACGTTCTACAACCCGCGCAGCCGGGGCCGTGACTGGCAGCTGCCCAAGGCGCTCGCCATCCTCGGCGCGCACCGGGAGCCGACGACGCCCGTGGGTGTCGTACGGAACGCGTCGCGGCCCGACGAGTCCAGCCGCGTCACGACGTTGGCCGGCCTGGACCCGGCGACCGTCGACATGATGACGGTCGTGACGGTCGGCAACACCGCGACCCGGAACATCGCGGGCCGTATGGTCACGCCTCGCGGGTACCGCTGGCAGGAGGCGCCGCGATGA
- a CDS encoding sirohydrochlorin chelatase translates to MTTPPPALLIAGHGTRDEAGAEAFRDFVRELGRRNPELPVAGGFIELSPPPLGDAVTELVERGVRRFAAVPLMLVSAGHAKGDIPAALSREKERHPGISYTYGRPLGPHPALLTVLERRLEEALGGGARTPADRADVTVLLVGRGSTDPDANAEVLKAARLLWEGRGYAGVETAFVSLAAPDVPSGLDRCVKLGARRIVVLPYFLFTGILPDRVRHQTEGWAAAHPEIEVRSADVIGPEPELLDLVMERYREAVQGDLRMNCDSCVYRIALPGFEDKVGMPQQPHFHPDDDSDHDGHHHGQHSHGHSHSHAH, encoded by the coding sequence GTGACCACCCCGCCCCCCGCCCTGCTCATCGCCGGCCATGGCACCCGGGACGAGGCCGGGGCCGAGGCGTTCCGTGACTTCGTACGGGAGTTGGGGCGCCGCAACCCCGAACTACCCGTCGCGGGCGGCTTCATCGAGCTGTCGCCGCCACCGTTGGGCGACGCCGTGACCGAGCTGGTGGAGCGGGGGGTACGACGGTTCGCCGCCGTTCCGCTGATGCTGGTGTCCGCCGGGCACGCCAAGGGGGACATCCCGGCCGCGCTGTCCCGGGAGAAGGAACGGCACCCGGGGATCTCCTACACGTACGGGCGTCCGCTGGGCCCGCACCCGGCGCTGCTGACCGTGCTGGAGCGGCGGCTGGAGGAGGCGCTGGGCGGAGGAGCGCGTACGCCCGCCGACCGGGCCGACGTGACCGTGCTGCTGGTCGGGCGCGGCTCCACCGACCCGGACGCCAACGCCGAGGTGCTCAAGGCGGCGCGGCTGCTGTGGGAGGGGCGCGGGTACGCCGGTGTCGAGACGGCCTTCGTGTCGCTGGCGGCGCCGGACGTGCCCTCGGGGCTCGACCGGTGCGTGAAGCTGGGGGCGCGACGGATCGTCGTCCTGCCCTACTTCCTGTTCACCGGGATCCTGCCGGACCGGGTACGGCACCAGACGGAGGGCTGGGCCGCCGCGCACCCGGAGATCGAGGTGCGGTCCGCCGATGTCATCGGTCCGGAGCCGGAGTTGCTCGACCTGGTCATGGAGCGGTACCGGGAAGCCGTGCAGGGGGATCTGCGGATGAACTGCGACTCGTGTGTGTACCGGATCGCGCTGCCCGGTTTCGAGGACAAGGTCGGAATGCCTCAGCAGCCGCACTTCCATCCGGACGACGACAGCGACCACGATGGTCACCATCATGGACAACACTCACACGGGCACTCGCACTCCCATGCGCACTGA
- the cobC gene encoding Rv2231c family pyridoxal phosphate-dependent protein CobC yields the protein MRTDGDTHGDTGGHDLRHHGDAEVRDDGAKLVDLAVNVRADTPPAWLREHIAGSLGGLAAYPDGRAARAAVAARHGVPVERVLLTAGAAEAFVLLARALKVRRPVIVHPQFTEPEAALRDAGHSVDRVLLRAEDGFRLDAALVPEHADLVVIGNPTNPTSVLHPTASLLRLARPGRTLVVDEAFMDAVPGERESLAGRTDVPGLVVLRSLTKTWGLAGLRIGYVLAAPETVVELERAQPLWPVSTPALAAAEACVSGRALTEAAGAARRVAADRAHLVAGLAEFGSDGVWVVGPAEGPFVLVRVPLAVAVRERLRGLGYAVRRGDTFPGLGEEWLRVAVRDRVTVNGFLQAFDRAVMLAGR from the coding sequence ATGCGCACTGACGGAGACACCCACGGAGACACCGGCGGCCACGACCTCCGGCACCACGGCGACGCCGAAGTACGTGACGACGGCGCCAAGTTGGTCGACCTCGCCGTGAACGTCCGGGCGGACACCCCGCCGGCCTGGCTGCGTGAGCACATCGCCGGGTCGCTCGGCGGGCTCGCCGCGTATCCCGACGGACGGGCCGCCCGGGCGGCGGTGGCGGCTCGGCACGGGGTGCCGGTGGAGCGGGTACTGCTCACCGCCGGGGCCGCGGAGGCGTTCGTGCTGCTGGCGCGCGCCCTGAAGGTGCGGCGGCCGGTGATCGTGCATCCGCAGTTCACGGAGCCGGAGGCGGCACTGCGGGACGCCGGGCACAGTGTGGACCGGGTGCTGTTGCGGGCCGAGGACGGGTTCCGGCTGGACGCGGCGCTGGTACCCGAGCACGCCGACCTGGTGGTGATCGGCAATCCGACGAACCCCACGTCTGTGCTGCATCCGACTGCCTCGCTCCTTCGACTCGCCCGTCCTGGGCGGACGTTGGTGGTCGACGAGGCGTTCATGGACGCGGTGCCGGGTGAGCGGGAGTCGCTGGCCGGGCGTACTGACGTGCCCGGGCTCGTGGTGCTGCGGAGCCTGACGAAGACGTGGGGGCTGGCGGGGCTGCGGATCGGATACGTGCTGGCGGCTCCGGAGACGGTGGTGGAGCTGGAGCGGGCGCAGCCGCTGTGGCCGGTGTCCACGCCGGCGCTGGCCGCGGCGGAGGCGTGCGTCTCGGGGCGGGCGCTGACGGAGGCGGCGGGGGCTGCGCGGCGTGTCGCGGCGGACCGGGCTCATCTCGTCGCCGGGCTGGCGGAGTTCGGATCCGACGGGGTGTGGGTGGTGGGGCCGGCGGAGGGGCCGTTCGTTCTGGTGCGGGTGCCGCTGGCGGTCGCGGTGCGGGAGCGGTTGCGGGGGCTGGGGTATGCGGTGCGGCGGGGGGACACGTTTCCTGGGCTGGGGGAGGAGTGGTTGCGGGTGGCTGTGCGGGATCGGGTGACGGTGAACGGGTTTCTGCAGGCGTTCGACCGGGCGGTGATGTTGGCGGGGCGGTGA
- a CDS encoding SCO1860 family LAETG-anchored protein codes for MNANHFRLPARRLATVAAATALAAAGPAALAHATEDPGSASAVVLRTGLNVSLLNKSVNVPLAVSLNEVQAPRSAEQTALTATLDGVDGGKPFTVLGAEVAESKATVTDGKAEASTKLAHAKLHVPGLPLLSLIEVEQVTSKATCVAGEKPVASANLLGSVTALGKKVTLTPSGPVEVKVPGVGEVRLDLSRTETTTRTAAATALELKVSVNPLDLNVAEVEGTVTLAKATCETPATQAAPPTQPATEVKPQGGTAPAPSPAEAGLAETGSSSMTPYLAGGAAALLAAGAGAVALARRRAKK; via the coding sequence GTGAACGCCAACCACTTCCGCCTGCCCGCACGCCGTCTGGCCACTGTCGCTGCGGCCACGGCCCTGGCGGCCGCCGGTCCAGCTGCCCTGGCCCACGCCACGGAGGACCCGGGCAGCGCGAGCGCGGTCGTCCTCCGCACGGGCCTGAACGTCTCGCTCCTCAACAAGAGCGTGAACGTCCCGCTCGCGGTCTCCCTGAACGAGGTCCAGGCGCCGCGGAGCGCCGAACAGACCGCACTGACAGCCACGTTGGACGGCGTGGACGGTGGAAAACCGTTCACCGTGCTCGGTGCGGAGGTCGCGGAGTCCAAGGCGACGGTGACGGACGGAAAGGCGGAAGCGTCGACGAAGCTCGCGCACGCCAAGCTCCACGTGCCAGGGCTCCCCCTTCTGTCGCTGATCGAGGTGGAGCAGGTCACGTCGAAGGCGACCTGCGTGGCGGGGGAGAAGCCGGTCGCCTCCGCGAACCTCCTGGGTTCGGTGACGGCCCTCGGCAAGAAGGTGACGCTGACGCCGAGCGGCCCGGTCGAGGTGAAGGTGCCGGGAGTCGGTGAGGTGCGGCTGGACCTGTCCCGGACGGAGACGACGACCCGTACGGCGGCTGCGACCGCGCTCGAACTCAAGGTGTCCGTCAACCCGTTGGACCTCAACGTGGCAGAAGTAGAGGGCACGGTCACCCTCGCGAAGGCGACCTGCGAGACCCCGGCCACCCAGGCGGCGCCGCCGACACAACCGGCGACGGAGGTGAAGCCGCAGGGAGGAACAGCCCCGGCACCCAGTCCGGCCGAGGCGGGCCTCGCGGAAACGGGCAGCAGCTCGATGACGCCATACCTGGCGGGCGGAGCGGCGGCACTGCTCGCGGCGGGCGCGGGAGCGGTAGCCCTGGCCCGGCGGCGGGCGAAGAAGTGA
- a CDS encoding amidohydrolase family protein encodes MRDQTVLRVKGRVLVGPEETRDELWVVGGRITYDRPPGARDVRTVEGWALPGLVDAHCHVGLGPHGPVPEDTAEKQALTDRDAGTLLIRDAGSPSDTRWTDAREDLPKIIRAGRHIARTRRYIRGFAHEIEPDDLVAYVAQEARRGDGWVKLVGDWLDRGTGDLSACWPREAVEAAIAEAHRLGARVTAHCFAEDSLRDLVEAGIDCVEHATGLTEDTIPLFAARGVAIVPTLVNIATFPNLAAAGDAKFPTWSAHMRRLHERRYDTVRAAYDAGIPVYVGTDAGGTLPHGLVAAEVAELTRAGIPALAALSATTWGAREWLGRPGLAEGAVADLVVYESDPRADVRVLGAPSRVVLNGRVVD; translated from the coding sequence ATGAGAGATCAGACGGTGCTGCGGGTGAAGGGGCGGGTGCTCGTCGGCCCGGAGGAGACCCGCGACGAGTTGTGGGTGGTCGGCGGCAGGATCACGTACGACCGCCCGCCCGGCGCCCGTGACGTCCGCACGGTGGAGGGCTGGGCGCTGCCCGGTCTGGTCGACGCGCACTGCCATGTGGGCCTCGGGCCGCACGGCCCCGTGCCCGAGGACACGGCGGAGAAGCAGGCGCTGACCGACCGGGACGCCGGAACCCTCCTCATCCGGGACGCCGGGTCGCCGTCGGACACCCGCTGGACCGACGCCCGCGAGGACCTGCCGAAGATCATCAGGGCGGGTCGGCACATCGCCCGCACCCGCCGCTACATCCGGGGCTTCGCGCACGAGATCGAGCCGGACGACCTGGTGGCGTACGTCGCCCAGGAGGCCCGGCGCGGCGACGGCTGGGTGAAACTGGTGGGGGACTGGCTGGACCGCGGCACCGGCGACCTCTCCGCCTGCTGGCCGCGCGAGGCCGTGGAGGCGGCGATCGCGGAGGCCCACCGACTGGGCGCGCGGGTCACGGCCCACTGCTTCGCGGAGGACTCCCTGCGGGACCTGGTCGAGGCGGGTATCGACTGCGTCGAGCACGCGACGGGCCTGACCGAGGACACGATCCCCCTGTTCGCCGCACGCGGCGTGGCGATCGTCCCGACCCTGGTGAACATCGCGACGTTCCCGAACCTGGCGGCAGCCGGCGACGCCAAGTTCCCGACCTGGTCGGCCCATATGCGCCGCCTGCACGAACGCCGCTACGACACGGTGCGTGCCGCCTACGACGCGGGGATCCCGGTGTACGTCGGCACGGACGCGGGAGGCACGTTGCCGCACGGGCTGGTCGCGGCGGAGGTGGCCGAACTGACCAGGGCCGGCATCCCGGCGCTCGCGGCGCTGTCGGCGACGACGTGGGGTGCGCGGGAGTGGCTGGGGCGGCCGGGGCTGGCGGAGGGGGCGGTGGCGGACCTGGTGGTGTACGAGAGTGATCCGCGGGCGGACGTACGGGTGTTGGGGGCGCCGTCGCGGGTGGTGCTGAACGGGCGGGTCGTGGACTGA
- a CDS encoding amino acid ABC transporter ATP-binding protein yields MSDGSKDVSVQDAIVPEIQVRDLYKSFGDNEVLRGIDLEIGQGEVVCVIGPSGSGKSTLLRCVNLLEEPTKGQVFVGGTEVTHPDVDIDEVRRRIGMVFQQFNLFPHLTVTENLTLPQRRVLKRDKAQAARVAAENLERVGLTEKADAYPSSLSGGQQQRVAIARALAMGPEVMLFDEPTSALDPELVGDVLAVMRRLANEGMTMMVVTHEMTFAREVADRVVFMDGGVIVEDGTPAQVISNPSHERTRHFLSRLLDPAMADVEETDEKTRDRPN; encoded by the coding sequence ATGAGCGACGGCAGCAAGGACGTGAGCGTGCAGGACGCGATCGTTCCGGAGATCCAGGTCCGGGACCTGTACAAGTCGTTCGGCGACAACGAGGTGCTGCGCGGTATCGACCTGGAGATCGGACAGGGCGAGGTCGTGTGCGTGATCGGCCCGTCCGGCTCCGGGAAGTCGACTCTCCTGCGCTGTGTGAACCTCCTGGAGGAGCCGACGAAGGGCCAGGTCTTCGTCGGCGGTACGGAGGTCACGCACCCGGACGTCGACATCGACGAGGTCCGCCGCCGTATCGGCATGGTCTTCCAGCAGTTCAACCTCTTCCCGCATCTGACGGTGACGGAGAACCTGACACTCCCGCAACGCCGGGTGCTGAAGCGGGACAAGGCTCAGGCCGCCCGGGTGGCGGCGGAGAACCTGGAGCGCGTGGGGCTCACCGAGAAGGCGGACGCCTACCCGTCGTCCCTCTCCGGCGGTCAGCAGCAACGGGTCGCCATCGCGCGGGCGTTGGCGATGGGCCCGGAGGTCATGCTGTTCGACGAGCCGACGTCGGCGCTCGACCCCGAACTGGTGGGGGACGTCCTGGCGGTGATGCGCAGGCTGGCGAACGAGGGCATGACGATGATGGTCGTCACGCACGAGATGACGTTCGCCCGCGAGGTCGCCGACCGGGTCGTCTTCATGGACGGCGGAGTGATCGTCGAGGACGGCACCCCGGCGCAGGTCATCAGCAACCCCTCCCACGAACGCACCCGCCACTTCCTCTCCCGTCTGCTGGACCCGGCGATGGCGGACGTGGAGGAGACTGACGAGAAAACGAGGGATCGGCCGAACTAA
- a CDS encoding amino acid ABC transporter permease, whose protein sequence is MTEASAKQVQPRKQGLSRTQKRALSRGAQYALFVAAVVALAVSADWARLKNQFAQADLAKQMFPEIITLALKNTILYTLSGFVFGLVLGMLIALMRLSPVGPYRWVAGIYIEIFRGLPALLIFIFVGVAVPLAFPGTEIPGGTYGKVALALGLVSAAYMAETIRAGIQAVPKGQLEAARSLGFSHARAMVSIIIPQAFRIVIPPLTNELVLLFKDSSLVLFLGVTLDERELAKYGRDLASQTANSTPILVAGLCYLLVTVPLGFVVRRLETKAGEATR, encoded by the coding sequence ATGACCGAGGCGTCCGCGAAGCAAGTACAGCCCCGCAAGCAGGGGTTGAGCCGAACCCAGAAGCGGGCGCTGTCCCGTGGCGCCCAGTACGCGCTGTTCGTCGCGGCTGTCGTCGCCCTCGCGGTGTCGGCCGACTGGGCCCGTCTGAAGAACCAGTTCGCGCAGGCGGACCTGGCCAAGCAGATGTTCCCGGAGATCATCACGCTGGCCCTCAAGAACACCATCCTCTACACCCTCTCCGGCTTCGTCTTCGGCCTGGTGCTGGGGATGCTGATCGCCCTGATGCGGCTGTCACCGGTGGGCCCCTACCGCTGGGTCGCGGGCATCTACATCGAGATCTTCCGGGGCCTGCCCGCCCTGCTGATCTTCATCTTCGTCGGCGTGGCGGTACCCCTCGCCTTCCCCGGCACGGAGATCCCCGGCGGAACGTACGGCAAGGTGGCGCTGGCACTCGGCCTGGTGTCGGCCGCGTACATGGCGGAGACGATCCGCGCGGGCATCCAGGCGGTGCCCAAGGGGCAGCTGGAGGCGGCCCGTTCACTGGGCTTCTCGCATGCGCGGGCGATGGTCTCGATCATCATCCCGCAGGCGTTCCGGATCGTGATCCCGCCGCTCACCAACGAGTTGGTGCTCCTGTTCAAGGACTCCTCGCTGGTGCTGTTCCTCGGCGTCACCCTGGACGAACGCGAACTGGCCAAGTACGGCCGCGACCTGGCGAGCCAGACCGCCAACTCCACGCCGATCCTGGTGGCGGGCCTGTGCTATCTGCTGGTGACGGTGCCGCTGGGCTTCGTCGTACGACGGCTGGAGACGAAGGCGGGGGAGGCGACGCGATGA
- a CDS encoding transporter substrate-binding domain-containing protein: protein MNTVLGRRSRILAATTATAGLLLVAGCSSDGGGGGASKTAAGGVELVKGGQLTVCTHLPYPPFQSVIDGREQGFDVSLVDLVAKNLGVKQKILDTPFENFKTGAFLNAEQCDLGAAGMTITEERKKNVDFSDPYFAATQAVLVDKKSGITSFAGLKGKKVGAQAQTTGEDYAKGKNLDPVSFESSDAVLNGLRTGQVEAVIIDYPVVQGWLKDKANADAFKVVDNLNTGEQYGFTVKKGNTKLLAAINKVITDAKADGTYKKLYEQWIGPYDEAAAAPSAS from the coding sequence GTGAACACGGTCCTCGGACGACGGTCCCGCATCCTGGCCGCCACCACCGCGACGGCCGGGCTCCTGCTCGTGGCTGGCTGCTCCTCGGACGGCGGCGGTGGCGGCGCCTCGAAGACCGCCGCCGGCGGGGTCGAACTCGTCAAGGGCGGCCAGCTCACCGTCTGCACCCATCTGCCCTACCCGCCCTTCCAGTCGGTGATCGACGGCAGGGAGCAGGGCTTCGACGTGTCGCTCGTGGACCTCGTCGCGAAGAACCTCGGCGTGAAGCAGAAGATCCTCGACACGCCCTTCGAGAACTTCAAGACGGGCGCCTTCCTCAACGCGGAGCAGTGCGACCTCGGCGCGGCCGGCATGACCATCACCGAGGAGCGCAAGAAGAACGTCGACTTCTCCGACCCGTACTTCGCCGCCACGCAGGCAGTCCTCGTCGACAAGAAGAGCGGCATCACCTCCTTCGCCGGCCTCAAGGGCAAGAAGGTCGGCGCCCAGGCGCAGACGACCGGCGAGGACTACGCCAAGGGCAAGAATCTCGACCCCGTCTCCTTCGAGTCCTCCGACGCGGTCCTCAACGGCCTGCGCACCGGCCAGGTCGAGGCTGTGATCATCGACTACCCGGTGGTTCAGGGCTGGCTCAAGGACAAGGCCAACGCCGACGCCTTCAAGGTGGTGGACAACCTCAACACCGGTGAGCAGTACGGCTTCACGGTGAAGAAGGGCAACACCAAGCTGCTCGCCGCCATCAACAAGGTGATCACCGACGCGAAGGCCGACGGCACGTACAAGAAGCTGTACGAGCAGTGGATCGGCCCGTACGACGAGGCCGCGGCCGCTCCGTCCGCGTCATGA
- a CDS encoding pyridoxal-phosphate-dependent aminotransferase family protein, with product MTTHPFLDLAPLTAARFASIEDRVARLLSTEQDVVIMQGEALLPLEGAIRGTAGPGTTALNIVTGPYGQTFGDWLRDCGATVVDLAVPFHAAVTAAQVREAFAAHPEIDFVSLVHAEAATGNTNPVAEIGEAVREHGALFYLDAVASVGAEPVLPDAWGVDLCVIGAQKAMGGPAGVSAVSVSERAWARMAANPGAPRRSYLSLLDWKERWIDGGRRTLPHAPAQLEMLALEACVERIEAVGVDTVIARHTAAAAATRAGALALGGGFEPYVYEARDAAPVATTLRTPSGVVASELVASALAVDPALPLAAGGGALAKEMIRVNHYGADATREAVLGSLVALGAALADRGLTVDIDGCRRAVANSS from the coding sequence GTGACCACGCACCCCTTCCTGGACCTGGCGCCGCTGACCGCCGCGCGCTTCGCGTCGATCGAGGACCGCGTGGCGCGGCTGCTCTCCACCGAGCAGGACGTCGTGATCATGCAGGGCGAGGCGCTGCTGCCCCTCGAAGGAGCCATCAGGGGGACGGCCGGCCCGGGCACGACCGCCCTCAACATCGTCACGGGCCCCTACGGGCAGACGTTCGGCGACTGGCTGCGCGACTGCGGCGCCACGGTCGTCGACCTCGCGGTGCCCTTCCACGCGGCGGTCACGGCCGCGCAGGTCCGGGAGGCGTTCGCCGCGCACCCGGAGATCGACTTCGTCTCGCTGGTGCACGCGGAGGCGGCGACCGGCAACACCAACCCGGTCGCGGAGATCGGCGAGGCGGTACGGGAACACGGCGCGCTCTTCTACCTCGACGCCGTCGCGTCGGTGGGCGCCGAGCCGGTGCTGCCGGACGCGTGGGGCGTCGACCTGTGCGTGATCGGGGCGCAGAAGGCGATGGGCGGGCCGGCCGGGGTGTCGGCGGTGTCGGTGAGCGAGCGGGCGTGGGCGCGGATGGCGGCGAATCCGGGGGCGCCGCGCCGGTCGTACCTCTCCCTGCTGGACTGGAAGGAGCGGTGGATCGACGGCGGCCGGCGCACCCTCCCGCACGCTCCCGCCCAGCTGGAGATGCTCGCGCTGGAGGCGTGTGTCGAGCGGATCGAGGCGGTGGGGGTCGACACGGTGATCGCCCGGCACACCGCCGCGGCGGCGGCCACCCGCGCGGGGGCGCTCGCACTGGGCGGCGGCTTTGAGCCCTATGTGTACGAGGCCCGGGACGCGGCACCGGTCGCCACGACCCTGCGGACGCCCTCCGGGGTCGTCGCGTCGGAGCTGGTCGCGAGCGCGCTGGCCGTCGATCCGGCACTGCCACTGGCGGCGGGCGGGGGCGCGCTGGCCAAGGAGATGATCCGGGTCAACCACTACGGGGCGGACGCGACGCGAGAGGCGGTGCTCGGGAGTCTGGTCGCCCTGGGCGCGGCGCTGGCGGACCGGGGGCTGACGGTGGACATCGACGGATGCCGACGCGCCGTCGCGAATTCCTCGTGA
- the ectA gene encoding diaminobutyrate acetyltransferase, translating to MSAVRTDLQIDLPVIADGAALWRIARDSKVLDLNSSYSYLLWCRDFAATSAVARDTDGRPVGFVTGYVRPERPGTLLIWQVAVDADHQGRGLAAALLDGLTRRVGAERGLTSLETTITPGNTASERLFTSFAERHGATVEREVLFDAGLFPSEPAEPEEPHTRHGLHDLHEPEVLYRIGPLSWPSELPEFPDFSG from the coding sequence ATGAGTGCCGTACGGACAGACCTGCAAATTGACCTCCCGGTGATTGCCGACGGGGCCGCGCTGTGGCGGATCGCCCGGGACTCGAAAGTTCTCGACCTCAACTCGTCGTACAGCTATCTCCTGTGGTGCCGGGACTTCGCCGCCACCTCGGCCGTCGCCCGGGACACCGACGGGAGACCGGTCGGCTTCGTCACCGGGTACGTCCGGCCGGAGCGGCCGGGCACCCTGCTCATCTGGCAGGTGGCCGTCGACGCCGACCACCAGGGGCGCGGGCTCGCCGCCGCGCTGCTCGACGGGCTGACCCGGCGGGTCGGCGCCGAGCGGGGGCTCACCAGCCTCGAAACCACCATCACGCCGGGCAACACCGCCTCCGAGCGGCTGTTCACCTCGTTCGCGGAACGCCACGGGGCCACCGTCGAGCGTGAGGTGCTGTTCGACGCGGGCCTGTTCCCGAGCGAGCCGGCGGAACCGGAGGAGCCGCACACCCGGCACGGTCTGCACGACCTGCACGAACCCGAGGTGCTGTACCGCATCGGTCCCCTCTCCTGGCCTTCGGAACTCCCCGAGTTCCCAGACTTCTCCGGCTGA